The following coding sequences lie in one Pan paniscus chromosome X, NHGRI_mPanPan1-v2.0_pri, whole genome shotgun sequence genomic window:
- the PSMD10 gene encoding 26S proteasome non-ATPase regulatory subunit 10 isoform X2, with protein MEGCVSNLMVCNLAYSGKLEELKESILADKSLATRTDQDSRTALHWACSAGHTEIVEFLLQLGVPVNDKDDAGWSPLHIAASAGRDEIVKALLGKGAQVNAVNQNGCTPLHYAASKNRHEIAVMLLEGGANPDAKDHYEATAMHRAAAKDT; from the exons ATGGAGGGGTGTGTGTCTAACCTAATGGTCTGCAACCTGGCCTACAGCGGGAAGCTGGAAGAGTTGAAGGAGAGTATTCTGGCCGATAAATCCCTGGCTACTAGAACTGACCAG GACAGCAGAACTGCATTGCACTGGGCATGCTCAGCTGGACATACAGAAATTGTTGAATTTTTGTTGCAACTTGGAGTGCCAGTGAATGATAAAGACGAT GCAGGTTGGTCTCCTCTTCATATTGCGGCTTCTGCTGGCCGGGATGAGATTGTAAAAGCCCTTCTGGGAAAAGGTGCTCAAGTGAATGCTGTCAATCAAAATGGCTGTACTCCCTTACATTATGCAGCTTCGAAAAACAGGCATGAG ATCGCTGTCATGTTACTGGAAGGCGGGGCTAATCCAGATGCTAAGGACCATTATGAGGCTACAGCAATGCACCGGGCAGCAGCCAAGG ACACTTAG
- the PSMD10 gene encoding 26S proteasome non-ATPase regulatory subunit 10 isoform X1 translates to MEGCVSNLMVCNLAYSGKLEELKESILADKSLATRTDQDSRTALHWACSAGHTEIVEFLLQLGVPVNDKDDAGWSPLHIAASAGRDEIVKALLGKGAQVNAVNQNGCTPLHYAASKNRHEIAVMLLEGGANPDAKDHYEATAMHRAAAKGNLKMIHILLYYKASTNIQDTEGNTPLHLACDEERVEEAKLLVSQGASIYIENKEEKTPLQVAKGGLGLILKRMVEG, encoded by the exons ATGGAGGGGTGTGTGTCTAACCTAATGGTCTGCAACCTGGCCTACAGCGGGAAGCTGGAAGAGTTGAAGGAGAGTATTCTGGCCGATAAATCCCTGGCTACTAGAACTGACCAG GACAGCAGAACTGCATTGCACTGGGCATGCTCAGCTGGACATACAGAAATTGTTGAATTTTTGTTGCAACTTGGAGTGCCAGTGAATGATAAAGACGAT GCAGGTTGGTCTCCTCTTCATATTGCGGCTTCTGCTGGCCGGGATGAGATTGTAAAAGCCCTTCTGGGAAAAGGTGCTCAAGTGAATGCTGTCAATCAAAATGGCTGTACTCCCTTACATTATGCAGCTTCGAAAAACAGGCATGAG ATCGCTGTCATGTTACTGGAAGGCGGGGCTAATCCAGATGCTAAGGACCATTATGAGGCTACAGCAATGCACCGGGCAGCAGCCAAGGGTAACTTGAAGATGATTCATATCCTTCTGTACTACAAAGCATCCACAAACATCCAAGACACTGAGGGTAACACTCCTCT ACACTTAGCCTGTGATGAGGAGAGAGTGGAAGAAGCAAAACTGCTGGTGTCCCAAGGAGCAAGTATTTACAttgagaataaagaagaaaagacacccCTGCAAGTGGCCAAAGGTGGCCTGGGTTTAATACTCAAGAGAATGGTGGAAGGTTAA